Proteins from a genomic interval of Lycium ferocissimum isolate CSIRO_LF1 unplaced genomic scaffold, AGI_CSIRO_Lferr_CH_V1 ctg60, whole genome shotgun sequence:
- the LOC132045119 gene encoding uncharacterized protein LOC132045119 isoform X1 gives MDKKKYPIGPEHYTLFEEVGQGVSASVHRALCIPINEVVAIKILDFERDNSDLNNISREAQTMVLVDHPNVLKSHCSFVSDHNLWVIMPYMAGGSCLHILKAAHPDGFEETVIATVLREVLKGLEYLHHHGFIHRDVKAGNILIDARGGIKLGDFGVSAYLFDSGDRQRMRNTFVGTPCWMAPEVMEQLHGYDFKADIWSFGITALELAHGHAPFSKYPPMKVLLMTLQNAPPGLDYERDKKFSKSFKQMIASCLVKDPSKRPSAKKLLKHPFFKQARSNDYIARTLLEGLPALGDRMKALKRKEEDMLAQKKIPDGQKEEISQNEYKRGISSWNFNLEDLKAQATLIPDEEIIGDKDQGGSSNALSALDIPGKQLHKFQHQFSFSSQYSDATEFDSNNPSAPPSPANQNMAYSISKCEKSDDDISIASSFHEPQISQNSSPCYDNRMEMNLVGKGEQVADVKLLEGMPINSRQSDKSQIQNVSSCNGASVLQTGDDVPAEVVSKHCRTSGNSEDFDEKTKGHVVQQKGRFKVTSENVDLEKVGASPMLQKSQSMLVIPQSLAATLPLPTDATAPNLLTPSHFPALQSILEANILQRESILRLMRQVALGDTAVDAGCMLSNSSGAEKSLLEVAHDKEKELISEIAELQWRLIRTQEELQKYKAENTQNNS, from the exons AATAACATCTCGCGTGAAGCCCAAACAATGGTCCTAGTTGATCATCCCAATGTTCTTAAATCACACTGCTCCTTTGTTAGTGATCACAATCTATGGGTTATCATGCCTTATATGGCTGGAGGTTCCTGTCTCCACATTCTGAAGGCTGCTCATCCAGATGGCTTTGAAGAGACTGTTATTGCAACAGTATTACGGGAAGTTTTAAAGGGTTTGGAATATCTTCATCATCATGGATTCATCCATCGTGATGTTAAA GCTGGGAATATTCTCATTGATGCACGAGGTGGAATAAAGTTGGGAGATTTTGGTGTCTCTGCTTATTTATTTGATTCAGGTGATAGACAACGTATGCGGAACACATTTGTCGGAACTCCTTGTTG GATGGCGCCGGAGGTCATGGAGCAATTGCATGGTTATGATTTTAA AGCTGATATTTGGTCCTTTGGCATAACTGCTTTGGAGCTTGCTCACGGCCATGCTCCTTTCTCAAAATATCCTCCAATGAAG GTCTTGCTAATGACATTACAAAATGCACCCCCTGGCCTTGATTACGAGAGGGATAAGAAGTTTTCGAAG TCTTTTAAGCAAATGATTGCTAGTTGCTTGGTGAAAGATCCTTCAAAACGACCTTCAGCCAAAAAATTGCTGAAGCATCCTTTCTTTAAGCAAGCAAGGTCCAACGATTATATAGCTAGAACATTGTTGGAGGGTTTGCCAGCACTTGGAGATCGCATGAAGGCCTTGAAG AGGAAAGAAGAAGACATGCTAGCACAGAAGAAGATACCAGATGGGCAGAAAGAAGAAATATCACAG AATGAATATAAACGGGGGATTAGCAGCTGGAATTTTAACcttgaagatttgaaggcacAGGCTACCTTG ATTCCAGATGAGGAGATTATTGGTGACAAGGACCAAGGTGGGAGTTCGAATGCGCTGTCTGCGCTTGATATTCCAGGGAAACAGCTACACAAGTTTCAGCATCAGTTCTCCTTCTCAAGTCAATATTCAGATGCTACCGAATTT GACAGTAACAATCCATCTGCCCCTCCTTCACCTGCCAACCAGAATATGGCTTATAGCAT AAGTAAATGTGAGAAATCTGATGATGATATAAGCATTGCCAGTTCATTTCATGAACctcaaatttcacaaaattcTTCGCCATGCTATGACAATCGCATGGAAATGAATTTGGTGGGAAAAGGTGAACAAGTGGCTGATGTGAAGTTACTCGAGGGAATGCCTATAAATTCTCGCCAGAG TGATAAAAGTCAGATCCAAAATGTATCCAGTTGCAACGGGGCTTCTGTTCTTCAAACAGGAGATGATGTGCCAGCTGAAGTAGTCAGTAAACATTGTAGAACCTCAGGCAA CAGTGAAGATTTTGATGAGAAGACTAAGGGTCATGTTGTTCAGCAAAAAGGACGTTTCAAAGTCACATCAGAGAATGTCGACTTGGAAAAG GTAGGTGCATCTCCAATGCTACAAAAGAGTCAGAGCATGCTG GTGATTCCACAAAGTCTTGCTGCTACTCTACCATTACCTACTGATGCTACAGCACCAAATCTTCTTACACCATCCCATTTCCCAGCATTGCAGAGTATTTTAGAGGCAAATATTCTTCAAAGG GAGAGTATTCTTAGACTAATGAGGCAAGTGGCCCTTGGAGACACTGCAG TGGATGCTGGATGCATGCTATCAAATTCGTCTGGTGCGGAGAAATCACTG TTGGAGGTTGCTCATGACAAAGAGAAGGAATTAATTAGCGAAATTGCTGAATTGCAGTGGAG GCTGATACGTACTCAAGAAGAACTTCAAAAATACAAAGCAGAAAACACTCAAAATAACTCCTGA
- the LOC132045119 gene encoding uncharacterized protein LOC132045119 isoform X2 gives MDKKKYPIGPEHYTLFEEVGQGVSASVHRALCIPINEVVAIKILDFERDNSDLNNISREAQTMVLVDHPNVLKSHCSFVSDHNLWVIMPYMAGGSCLHILKAAHPDGFEETVIATVLREVLKGLEYLHHHGFIHRDVKAGNILIDARGGIKLGDFGVSAYLFDSGDRQRMRNTFVGTPCWMAPEVMEQLHGYDFKADIWSFGITALELAHGHAPFSKYPPMKVLLMTLQNAPPGLDYERDKKFSKSFKQMIASCLVKDPSKRPSAKKLLKHPFFKQARSNDYIARTLLEGLPALGDRMKALKRKEEDMLAQKKIPDGQKEEISQNEYKRGISSWNFNLEDLKAQATLIPDEEIIGDKDQGGSSNALSALDIPGKQLHKFQHQFSFSSQYSDATEFDSNNPSAPPSPANQNMAYSISKCEKSDDDISIASSFHEPQISQNSSPCYDNRMEMNLVGKGEQVADVKLLEGMPINSRQSDKSQIQNVSSCNGASVLQTGDDVPAEVVSKHCRTSGNSEDFDEKTKGHVVQQKGRFKVTSENVDLEKVIPQSLAATLPLPTDATAPNLLTPSHFPALQSILEANILQRESILRLMRQVALGDTAVDAGCMLSNSSGAEKSLLEVAHDKEKELISEIAELQWRLIRTQEELQKYKAENTQNNS, from the exons AATAACATCTCGCGTGAAGCCCAAACAATGGTCCTAGTTGATCATCCCAATGTTCTTAAATCACACTGCTCCTTTGTTAGTGATCACAATCTATGGGTTATCATGCCTTATATGGCTGGAGGTTCCTGTCTCCACATTCTGAAGGCTGCTCATCCAGATGGCTTTGAAGAGACTGTTATTGCAACAGTATTACGGGAAGTTTTAAAGGGTTTGGAATATCTTCATCATCATGGATTCATCCATCGTGATGTTAAA GCTGGGAATATTCTCATTGATGCACGAGGTGGAATAAAGTTGGGAGATTTTGGTGTCTCTGCTTATTTATTTGATTCAGGTGATAGACAACGTATGCGGAACACATTTGTCGGAACTCCTTGTTG GATGGCGCCGGAGGTCATGGAGCAATTGCATGGTTATGATTTTAA AGCTGATATTTGGTCCTTTGGCATAACTGCTTTGGAGCTTGCTCACGGCCATGCTCCTTTCTCAAAATATCCTCCAATGAAG GTCTTGCTAATGACATTACAAAATGCACCCCCTGGCCTTGATTACGAGAGGGATAAGAAGTTTTCGAAG TCTTTTAAGCAAATGATTGCTAGTTGCTTGGTGAAAGATCCTTCAAAACGACCTTCAGCCAAAAAATTGCTGAAGCATCCTTTCTTTAAGCAAGCAAGGTCCAACGATTATATAGCTAGAACATTGTTGGAGGGTTTGCCAGCACTTGGAGATCGCATGAAGGCCTTGAAG AGGAAAGAAGAAGACATGCTAGCACAGAAGAAGATACCAGATGGGCAGAAAGAAGAAATATCACAG AATGAATATAAACGGGGGATTAGCAGCTGGAATTTTAACcttgaagatttgaaggcacAGGCTACCTTG ATTCCAGATGAGGAGATTATTGGTGACAAGGACCAAGGTGGGAGTTCGAATGCGCTGTCTGCGCTTGATATTCCAGGGAAACAGCTACACAAGTTTCAGCATCAGTTCTCCTTCTCAAGTCAATATTCAGATGCTACCGAATTT GACAGTAACAATCCATCTGCCCCTCCTTCACCTGCCAACCAGAATATGGCTTATAGCAT AAGTAAATGTGAGAAATCTGATGATGATATAAGCATTGCCAGTTCATTTCATGAACctcaaatttcacaaaattcTTCGCCATGCTATGACAATCGCATGGAAATGAATTTGGTGGGAAAAGGTGAACAAGTGGCTGATGTGAAGTTACTCGAGGGAATGCCTATAAATTCTCGCCAGAG TGATAAAAGTCAGATCCAAAATGTATCCAGTTGCAACGGGGCTTCTGTTCTTCAAACAGGAGATGATGTGCCAGCTGAAGTAGTCAGTAAACATTGTAGAACCTCAGGCAA CAGTGAAGATTTTGATGAGAAGACTAAGGGTCATGTTGTTCAGCAAAAAGGACGTTTCAAAGTCACATCAGAGAATGTCGACTTGGAAAAG GTGATTCCACAAAGTCTTGCTGCTACTCTACCATTACCTACTGATGCTACAGCACCAAATCTTCTTACACCATCCCATTTCCCAGCATTGCAGAGTATTTTAGAGGCAAATATTCTTCAAAGG GAGAGTATTCTTAGACTAATGAGGCAAGTGGCCCTTGGAGACACTGCAG TGGATGCTGGATGCATGCTATCAAATTCGTCTGGTGCGGAGAAATCACTG TTGGAGGTTGCTCATGACAAAGAGAAGGAATTAATTAGCGAAATTGCTGAATTGCAGTGGAG GCTGATACGTACTCAAGAAGAACTTCAAAAATACAAAGCAGAAAACACTCAAAATAACTCCTGA